Genomic DNA from Oncorhynchus clarkii lewisi isolate Uvic-CL-2024 chromosome 5, UVic_Ocla_1.0, whole genome shotgun sequence:
CGCCTAGAAAGGTAGTTCTATTCTTGGCAAAGTGCCACGAATAGGAAAGCAATCTATTCCACAGTACACTAGAACATAGCAAACATGGACAACAGCAGTCTTAACATAGCTGAGGGCAGCAATAgagcaaaatgtccactagatgacagcaaatggaCCTATCACGACCCTACAGGAAAGGTGAGAAATCCATATTttaatttaaaccagggtacttagtggcctgtagtttgtaaatccaaatcttcatttaaaccagggtacttagtgtcctatagtttgtaaatccaaatcttcatttaaaccagggtacttagtgttctgtagtttgtaaatccaaatcttcatttaaaccagggtacttagtgtcctgtagtttgtaaatccaaatcttcatttaaaccagggtacttagtggcctgtagtttgtaaatccaaatcttcatttaaaccagggtacttagtgtcctgtagtttgtaaatccaaatcttcatttaaaccagggtacttagtgtccTGTAGCTTGTAAATCcaaatcttcatttaaaccagggtacttagtgttctgtagtttgtaaatccaaatcttcatttaaaccagggtacttagtgtcctgtagtttgtaaatcaaaatcttcatttaaaccagggtacttagtgtcctgtagtttgtaaatcaaaatcttcatttaaaccagggtacttagtgtcctgtagtttgtaaatcaaaatcttcatttaaaccagggtacttagtgtcctgtagtttgtaaatcaaAATCttaatttaaaccagggtacttagtgtcctgtagtttgtaaatccaaatcttcatttaaaccagggaaCTTAGtgtcctgtagtttgtaaatccaaatcttcatttaaaccagggtacttagtggcctgtagtttgtaaatccaagaACTTTCCCTTTGGTTTAGCTGTTTAAGACGGTCCCCTTTTCTAATTGAGGCCGGAACatgatcaatacccatagcttgtagggaggcagggttgccatggtgtagggacttgtGGTGCTTCATTGTTCTTCATTGCCTACCCGTATGGCGTACTTGTGTTCCGCTAAGTGGTCTTGAGGCATCTCTTTGTTcgtccaatgtagaacaccttgcactgtggacattccaatctGTAGATGACATGAGTGGTTTTGCAGTTAATGAAATGCTTGATGTAATACTCCATTTTAGAAGCTTTgtcaacaatttttttttctgtgcAATATTTCTGCACAGTTTGCATTTAAAAGAGCCTTTGGGTTTGTGGTCTAGCCAAGTTTTTTGAGAGTCACCAGGAAGATAGCTGTGGACTAATTTGTCATTTAGGGTCGGACATCTCTTAAAGCGTATGACTGGTGGCTCTGGGAAGACTTGGCGTGGTAGAGTATCACTTTGGATGATTCCCCAATTATTTGTAATGATTCTTTTAATGTTCTCTGCTTCAGTGCTGTATTTTGTAACAAAGTACACTCTCTCTGATGTATCACGAGGCACTCCCCTTCGCAACAAGTTCTCTCTGTCAAGTTTTCCTGCCCTTATACCTGCATCTTTCAGGGCCTGAGCTCTGTAGCCCCGATTCCAGAAGCGATTCTGCAGATTTGACACTGTAGTCTGTTTCCTGATCGCAAATTCTGTGGACTCTTTGGAATTGGTCATATGGAATGTTCTCTTTTAGCCTTTTGAGGTAAAAGCGGTCTTTTTGCAGATGTTCCTGGTATCATATAGGATCACTTTTTATTTTGTTTCTATGTCTGTGAGCTCTGTGCTGTTTTTTATGGCATCTTCTAAGAACAAagaaaaatactacttaagttttCAAATTGTGCACAGCTTGGAGCATTTTCTAGATTAAATCAATTTAATGCATGATTAAATAAGACTAAAGTaattaatagtaataatataatggATTTTTGTGATTTCCAACAAGTTCTGTTATTTCCTCCACAATTAAGTTTGTGATGGAAATGACTGTGATGGAAATGATGCTTCTACTGTTTTGGGAGAAAAATGACAGACTGCTTAGCATGCTTTGGCTAGTATTACTGCTAGCATATAGTTTACACTAaatacataaaatatatatatattttttttataattctACCACAAATTAAAGAATTTATAGTCTGTTTGGAAATGACTGACAATAAAAATATTCTCTACACAAGCGATATTTACCTAGATTTTTCACCATCTTCTGGAAATAACTGTCTGCTGCAGCCATCTGCTTTTGTGTCACAATACGTTTCCATGGTAACTAAATTAACATTTTCTTGACAAAACTTTATTAATGAGGAATTTGCCCTCAGTGGTGGAAATGACACCACTACCAAATGACAGGCATTTTTTGTGTAAATAACAATATAAAGGGCATACTCACAATAAATATTGATATAGATTTAATTGAATTGACTCTTTCTCTAGAATACAACATTATATAATGTGTAATTATTACTTTTTTCTTATAGAAAAACATAGTAGAAACTCAAAAGTCTGGGTCTGGGACAAGGGCAAAACAGTGAAATGTAGGTATAAAATGCATCTGAAAAGTAGCTAGAATACTTGATAGAGAGGTGTTAAAAGTCTGGGGTGATTGTAGTGTGAACCTATAAAGAATAAAACCTATTTTTAAATAAAATCCCAAAAATGGACCCTGAGTACATAGAAGTTCCCGTAGTTGCAGGATAACGGGGTCCAGGGGTCTGCCaactttcccgaaggcactgtacatagtgtgtgtgtgtgtgaaatcagccaaggcctcagaaaaaacattgtataCCCccacaatttccaaatgcctgaaggtaccacgttcatctgtacaaacaatagtacgcatgaataaacaccatgggaccacgcagccatcataccgctcaagaaagaggcacgttctgtctcctagagatgaacatactttggtgcgaaaagtacaaatcaataccagaacaacaacaaaggaccttgtggagatgctggaggaaacaggtacaaaagtatctatatccacagtaaaacgagtcctatatcgacataacctgaaatgccactcggcaaggaagccactgctccaaaaccggcataaaaagccagactacggtttgcaactgcacatggggaccaagattgtactttttggagaaatgtcctctggtctgatgaaacaaaaatagaactgtttggccatagtgcCCAtagttatgtttgaaggaaaaagggggatgcttgcaagccgaagaacaccatcccaaccatgaagcacagggttggcagcatcatgttgtgggggttatttgctgcaggagggactggtgcacttcacaaaatagatggcatcatgaggatggaaaatgatgtggatatcttgaagcaacatctcaagacatcagtcagcaagttaaagcttggtcgcaaatggctcttccaaatggacaatgaccccaagcatacttccaaagttggcaaaatgccttaaggacaacaaagtcaaggtattggagtggccatcacaaataaaatgtaaaatttGTGGgtaaaactgaaaaagcgtgtgcgagcaaggaggcctacaaacctgactcagttacgctctgtcaggaggaatgggacaaaattcacccaacttattgtgggaagcttgtggaaggctacccgaaacgtttgacccaagttaaacaatttaaaggcagtgctaccaaatactaattgagtgtatgtaaacttctgacccactgagaatgtgatgaaggaaataaaagctgaaattagtcgctctactattattctaacatttcacattcttaaaataaagtggtgatcctaactgacctaagacagggaatttttaccagtactaaatgtcaggatttgtggaaaacggagtttaaatgtatttggctcaggtgtatgtaaacttccgacttcaactgtatacatgtCTAGTTAGATACCTTGCTTTGAAGTAACCTACCTTATCCATTTCATCCCTGATTTAAAAAACTATTTGGTTGTAATGTTGAAAAAGCGTGCACACCCAGGAGCTCACATGTTGACATGTGAGCCTTGATCAAGGGCAAACCGGCAGGAGGTGTTAGgtctacatgggatcagacacagCAGCTTTCCGGTGTCAATATTGCTTACTTTTTCATGTAGGCTATAGTAATAGTCATGAAAATGTGGTTAAATGTCATGGAGAGTAACAGTGAACAATCAAAGGTCTCTATAGTTTTATGTGAATTTCGGTGAACATAGTCTAATGGACCGACTTGGAAAAAGACAGCTCCTGTACTTCTTCcatcccaagtcaagcactgccaagcagtgatgcagctggtcaagatgctctcaatggtgcagctgtagagtgACTTTTGGGATAAAGTGACAAAGAGAGATGAGGTAGCACTCTATTCTTCATACAAGAAGTGTATGAAAGAGTTAAAAAGTTATAGATGAAATTGAGTGAACATGTATTTGTTTGTTTTGAGTGGGAAGTGATATAATGTCTGAAAGACATTATGGGAGAACGCATGCAGTGGTAGTGGGAGCTGTGACGTTGAGAGGGCATGTGGACAtgtaaagcagacagacagattgtaCTAACAGAGTCCCTCGAAGATGTCGGTCTGCAATTTTCACACAGCCTAGATGGATTTTAGGGTTATTGTGTCAACTTGTTGTTCAATCTTGCACCTTTGCCATTGAAGAACTGAAAAAAGTTGCCCCCTTGTGGGGTGAAATGGCCATTAACATTATCTGCCTGCAGCAGGATTTTTAAAACCTAAATGCCTTTTCAGTCAAACAGGAAGAAGGAACAAGTTGTTCAGATTTGCTTTCTACAATAATAGGTTTCACACTGGAGTTGTTGTAAAGTGGATGTAGACAGAATGAATAATCATGTCCAGGACAATCAATCAGAAAATATAAATCAGTTCAGAATACGAGTTTCACATTTAGGAATGAAATATGTTCCAATAGAGATGACATCTGGCGGCTTGGTTTTGTGGAGATTTAATTAATTCCCAAACGCAAACTCCCAGACTGTGACTATGCAAACAGACTGTGTTTAAATCACATGTTGACAGATCACACCATAGTCTGCCAGAAGTTAAGGCTTCATGTGATGACTGGCGGCCTGGATGAAACCTCATGGTCTAAAACCACTGTGTGCTGCATGGGCCATAGTATAGTggtgcacattttgttctgtCTCATTGACCCATAACCTTTAATCCATTTACCCATACAGAAAACAGAACATGCAGAACTGGGACCCAAATGATGTAATCTTTTTTCCCCTAACACAACATTCTCCTGTTTGGGAACTATTTTAATAATTATAGCATACATTAAATAACTAATTACATGATTTAAAGCTGCTTGAAGCCCCTTCAGATTAGACACAGGGTCTTGATAACTCAGTTACAGTAACAGTTCAGTGAGGATGTTGGGATGGTGGCTGTCTAGATAGTCCGAATGGTGGCGGCGTACTCATCACCCTGCTGCGGTGGAGACCCCAGGTCTTCTGAAAAACACGTTCTCTGAGGGGAAGTGAAAGAGAAATGATGAGTGTTGGCCACCACAGTCAGGGCTGACAAATGAAACTGGATAAAGGAGTAGCTAATACCAATCAATTATAGTCTCAATCTACAGTATAAGGTGTAGGTCTAAGGTTAGCTTGTTGCAGTCATAATCAGGGTCTGATATGTCACACAAAGGGACATTACACTACCTGATACACACTCTGATTTACCTGGGAAATATGAGTGAGGGTCAGCTCGTCATGGTCAGCTGAGAGCTTGATTTGGCCGTCAAGTGGTTGCCATGATGACTCATAGACGTAAATCTGGAGGGCAAAGTCAGGGGGCTCAGGAGAGAGGACCACCATCGGTCTGGCTGCAGTACACAGCAAGGCCTGGAACATAGTGAGTGATGATCAACTGtgttcacagacagacagacagacagacagacagacagacagacagacagacagacagacagacagacagacagacagagagagagacacacacacacacacacacacactactcactGTAAAGTCCAAGTCTGACACTGGTCTGCCTCCTTTTTTGGCGTGGCTCTTCTTGTCCTTGCAGCGTTTGTTCTGGAACCACACCCTGATGACCCGCTTGTTTAGGCCAGTCAGCTGACTCAGCTGGAGTTTGACCTCTGCGTCAGGCCGGGGGGTCTGGGAGTAGCAGGTGCACAAGGCTTTCAGCTGGGTGTCACTGAGGATGGTACGCACCCGCACCCGCACCCctctactcctacccctgtccaacccccttctctcccaaactcctcctcttctccctgacCCTGACATAGGTGAGAATGGTTCAACTTAACTTAAAGAACATTAAACTTACCGATTACAGGGAAAGATGAGACAGACCTTTGAGACAGTTTCATAATTATCATTAACTCTAAAGGGAAAAACATCTATTTTATTATGCATATAAACTTCACAGACCTTTTCTTTTCTTTAGTGAGTCTGCTTTTTGGATCTGTTGCTCTGGCATCGTGTGCTCTGCCTGGCAGCATGGTCCTCCTGGTCCCAGGGTGAAGCTATCCCCAGGCATGAGTAATGCACCACAGAGCGAGCAGTGCAGACAGTCAGGGTGATAGTTCTGTCTTCCTGCCCTCACAACCAGGTCAGAGGACAGTACTGCCTCCCCGCAGCCTCCACACTTCTCTGCAAatagtctaacacacacacacacaatcaataaCAAAGACATTCACATGGTTAAAAATGACAGGTTGGAagctgttcacaaacacacacacacacaccatcaacaaACACATTCAAAGAGtaaaaaaatagaaacataatATACACACAAAGTTGACCGTACAATGTTCATCTTTATCATTACAACTTCTCTACTGTCCCACCAAAGCTGCTGACTCACCGTGCATAATCTGTCCTACACAAGGTCCTCCCGTCCCTCAGGAAGCAGCTGACACTCTCTCCCAGGGGACAGTGGCACTCGTCACAGCACAGGCACCCTGTGTGCCACTGCTGGTTTGACCCAACCTGTAGCACCACAGGGTCTCTAATGGACTCTCCACAGCCAGCGCAGGGCCATACCGCCCCCTGTGGACATGACTCCTCATTGCACCCTGGCCCCACTGGAATTACAGGGAATGCTGTACTGAAAATTACCTTTCCATGGCATCAACATAAACATTGTGAAGTTTTAGTCTTTTTTACAGCATGTTCATGATAAGAgacttaaatatttttttcataatCAACAGTAATCAAGAATAAGTCAATGAGGGAACATTAAACGTTTAATCTTTACATGTCTCAGCAAAAACGTTCTCATCTCACTGGTGTGTTTAGGTTACAGGTTTTATCTAGTAACATTATTTGTATCACAACGAATGATGAAAATACTGAATTTGATGTATTCAAAACCAACTATAGCAATCAAAACTTTAACCTCTACCATAAGACAATGATTATAATAAAACATAATTATGTGTACATAATACAATATAAACATGTAAATTACAACACGTTTATCAAACTCACATTTGCTGGTATTGCTGTGGTCCTCCAAGGTTTCCCCCGGTAACATCAGGGTGTATTCTGACAAGACATCAACTGTCCCCACTGAGTGGAATTCTGTCTGAGCTGGACTCAGTAGGCTCTCTCCTGACATTGGTCCGTCACAAAGCATGGCTCTGCACAAGTGTCTTGGAGCAACACTCAACCCTCTCAATTTTATAGAGATGTGCAACGCCCCCACAACCACCACATgttggcaaacacacacacacacttactcttcAAAGCAATCTATTAAATTAACTCTCAACAAACACTCCTCCTCCCTATTAGTAAAACAATGCAACAGTTCCCTTCCCTTGGGTTATTAAAATCAGACCTAATTTGCTCTGGGCTCTGagtagaggaggctggtgggcaCAGATGGGCTgagatgggggagggaaggatgggggcATTCATACCACAGATAACATTGACACCAGTGCCAGACACCAGCCTGTGCACTGATGAAAATTCAAGGTCTTTATTTTTTTCCCTATTAATTAACTTTCGTTTGCCACCTGGATTTGCACCTTAACTAAAATGTATACTTTTTATTTTCAATATAAGTGTTGATTTTTGTACTCTCATTTTTTAAACTCTCATCAGGGGCAGGAGTTTTCTGACCATTTGACCTGTCTGGGTAAATCCCTACAGGAACGTGTATATCCTGTAAACTTCTGTGTCCTACCATTTGACATGTCTGGGTAAATCCCTACAGGAACGTGTATATCCTGTAAACTTCTGTGTCCTATCATTTGACCTGTCTGGGTAAATCCCCACAGGAACGTGTATATCCTGTAAACTTCTGTGTCCTATCATTTGACCTGTCTGGGTAAATCCCCACAGGAACGTATATATCCTGTAAACTTCTGTGTCCTATCATTTGACCTGTCTGGGTAAATCCCCACAGGAACGTATATATCCTGTAAACTTCTGTGTCCTACCATTTGACCTGTCTGGGTAAATCCCTACAGGAACGTGTATATCCTGTAAACTTCTGTGTCCTACCATTTGACCTGTCTGGGTAAATCCCTACAGGAACGTATATATCCTGTAAACTTCTGTGTCCTACCAAGCAAGCACCATTCAGTGCTGCAGTAGTTACACTGTCACACAGTCCTTCAGATAGGACTCCGCTCTCAGAGTTAATACAATAGGCCCCCTTTGCTGTTGCACCTCTGCTGTGCTACTGCAGGCATGGTCTCTATTGTTAGGGCAGTGCTTTGTCCTTGGATCCTCCCTCTCGTAATGAATCTGTCCCCATAGGTCAGGACCACTAAACTTGTTGCTGGTGTCTGTGGGCAATTTCTCTCCCAATTTGAGTCAACACATACACACGTAACACACCCCCAACAGTTGTGCATCTGCACCAAAAAAACTAAATTGACAgcttgtctcgctctctccctctctctctcacacacacacacacacacaaggcaaaGGAAGCCTCTCCATGTCCCACTCTGTAACGCCTCTTAAAGTTATTTTACCAGGAGCAATTAAAAGCATCCAGGGCGTGTGTAAGGGAGGAGCTGCCTCTTGATGAATACTCTACATACTGTACTGATCAAGCCCTGGGACACGCCCACTAATTTACACAGCCAGGCTGCCACCAGCGTCATCCCTAACCTGGTCCTCCCATTCCCCACACTCTGGCTAATGGAAACACGAAGCAGCGGAATGAAGTGGCCAGCTCTTTTAATTTGCCGGCCGTATAAAATAACAGAATTAGGTATGTATATTAATCAAGTCAGAAGACATTTGGCCGTGtctctgttcctcctccttcATATCCTCCTGTGTCCTGCTCATTACTAATGAAAGTCATCTACAGGGGCAATGAGACTGAGtggaagggagggaagagggaccACATATACTTGTTGTGATTTACTCACGTTTGTATACATGGCAATTTGGCAGAGCTGGGTAATCTGTAGGTGTCCTGTACAGAACAAAGAAATGAATGAGAAACATGCAAATCTCTCACTCCTTCTGATTAATTAACCCTTTCTGTTGTTGGCTGGATTAATTGgaccgtgtgtgcgtgtgtccgtCCTATGGGCAGTATAGTATCAGCAGCCCTATATTGCCCTACAAAGGCAAACTACGAATGTGGTCAAAAATCTTTGATCTGTTGTAATGGCCATGTATATTGTCTGATGAATGTGGTATTTCGTTTCCTGACACAAGAACAAGCCAGTTGATTAGAATATATCATGGAGTATCATGGGTCCGGTACTGTTCGGTTTATATATGTTACCCATTTGCACCATCATCAGAAAGCACAGAATTATTTTAACTGTTTACATAGACCATACACAAATTTACATTTCTGCgtcaccagaggattttagctccACGGATAAATTATAACATTGTATTAGGgatttaaatacttggatggctcacaacttcctccagctaaatcaagacaagacaGAGGTACTTATTGTTGGAGTCAAAGCACAGAGAAAGAATCTAGCCGCACATTTTAATTCACgggcaataaagataaaacaccaggtaaaaaGCCTAGGTGTTATTTTAGATTATGAACTAAATTTCaaatcacacattaggaatgtaaccaaaatatatttttaccacctgaggaatAGTGCGAAGGTGCAGTacgtttctctctcaggctgatacagagaaaCTCATCCATGCTTTTCTTACAAGCAGACTTGACTACTGTAatactctcctgtctggtctacccaagaaaggcattggtcaactgcaaagcatgcagaatgctgcagcacaggTACTGACGAAGACCAAACAGAGAaacacattacaccggttttaaggtctctgtacTGGCTGACTGTGAGTTTTAGAATACATTTTAAGattgttttttaaatcaatcagcgattgtgcaccccaatgcatgtctgacatgtttttagttatgtacccagtaggtccctcaggtcctctggcactggccttttaactatcacaaagcctaggaccaagaggcatggaggggcagcctttagttactatgccacCAGCCTCTgtaatagcctgccagagaacctgaagGGGGTTCAAACggccggcgccgacagagatggccgcctcgcttcacgtTCCTAGGAAATTATGCAGGATTTTGATTTTCACTGTGGACATttttaaaagagatcttaaaacactcatttttagctttgcttttccttagggtgctttttagttattcagtttttattgttattctttagtttttttatcctcttatgtttgATGAGTAGTAAATGTTTAATTttgttttttcctgtgaagcacattgtgttgcattccatatctgaaatgtgctgtataaatgcAGCTTGATTTGTTCTGATTTGCTGAAACATTTCTGTCTGTCTAGAcagaaaaatactttgaagtcCGATTTtgcaacaataaaaaaaacagtagTCACTGCGTTTGCCTTTGTTAACCATTTTAACCTATCATGTCAGCACTTGTCACAGTGACAAAGGACAGCATGTGGCCCTCTACCatatacgcacacgcacacgcacacgcacacacacacacacacacacacacaaatacagattCATCACAGCCCCACACAGCACACTTACATAGAGGACATCAGGATACCTTATACCAGAGGCATTCAAAGAATGACAATCTGTGGCTGTCACAGAGTGCAAGACAATTTACTAAGTTATGATTGAAATGATAGAGTTATTACAGTACATGAAGAAAAACCTTGTCTCCTCCTTATCAACTGAATTCGTATCATACCTGCTGGAATTTTGCCCACACAAGGGAATTGAAGGAAAACAAAGAGGAGACAAATCAAGAATACATGCTCATGGTCACCTTTATTTCTCTTTGAAATTCCGTCCTTTCTCCCCCATTGCTCTTTGTTTAGTTTTGCCCCTTTACAGAGCATGTACAACACACTGTCTACCTCAGCATATTTATCTTCACGTTGCCTCTCGATTTTGGCGTGTAGCAAAGGTTTTGCCTGGTAATTTTTGACTTGCTGATTCCTGTCAGATCCCGACTGGTTAGTTGACACTTTGTGATAGGCTCTTCCTCCTTCCATTTATTATTGTTTGAAGTAGTCTACTTTCAGCCTTGTCATCCAGTTACTGTTGGCTCATCTTATTTAGTTGACTATGTCATTCTATATATACCACAATGCAGTTTTCACTTTCTAAGTTTGTGTAGTGTCACCATTTAGGACTTATAAATGGGTCATATTGCTATGTCATACATTCACATACATGTATTTGTCTTTCTCTATCTCATGGAAGCACTGGGGACTGGGGAAGCCCTCATATTCCCTCTTATACCTTTATCAGCTCTGACCATTTCTGCCCCCTCCCttcatacagtatctatctcCCATCCAATGAGATCAAGGCAGTGACTATGTAACATTGGGTCACACACACTCTAGCAAACATTTATGTGGGAGTCAAACAAAGTTTTatgttgtctgttgtcttttTCTGCTATCTAGAGTGACCATGATGTTCCTTATAGCTTGTCTGTACAGCCTACTGGAGCCTACTCACATGGGTAGACCATCATTCTTTACTAAACTAGATGACTGTCAATTCAATTATTGGGAAAATATAGCCCATGATAATCAGATTGGCTACATTGGCTATTCAGGGTCATAGGTGAACAAACATGTGATATCAATTTCAAAGGACTACTTTACAAACATCTGAACTGCAATCATTGTGCTTTGTTCGTTATTTTCAGCAAGACTGATGTCAAGTTTATGAACGCTTGTAACAATACCAGACGTCTGTGTGAATAGTACACGGGGTACTGTctcatttctttattttttcatgTAGTTGACTGTCATCGCGGTTGCTGAAATGTTGCAGCAATAAAATAGGGCTGCTGTTGCTGAGGCTCAGCGGCTGGCTGTACATAGGCTAGACTAGAGCCATAGCTCTACAACATCCGGGCATTCCTCAGCCTGCGCAGAAACGGAATGGCGGAGGTAAGTGAGCAAAAAGGCTTGGGGAGGAACATGAGGACTAATGATTTTGAAACAGCTCCGCATTTGAGAGCCTCTGTCATCCTAGACGGCAGATATCGATGTTGGCAATCGTATCAACGGGTTACGCAGGGTTGTGAGTTAGCTAGCCATGGGTTGATAACTAACGAAGTA
This window encodes:
- the LOC139409737 gene encoding insulin gene enhancer protein ISL-2B-like, giving the protein MSGESLLSPAQTEFHSVGTVDVLSEYTLMLPGETLEDHSNTSKLGPGCNEESCPQGAVWPCAGCGESIRDPVVLQVGSNQQWHTGCLCCDECHCPLGESVSCFLRDGRTLCRTDYARLFAEKCGGCGEAVLSSDLVVRAGRQNYHPDCLHCSLCGALLMPGDSFTLGPGGPCCQAEHTMPEQQIQKADSLKKRKGSGRRGGVWERRGLDRGRSRGVRVRVRTILSDTQLKALCTCYSQTPRPDAEVKLQLSQLTGLNKRVIRVWFQNKRCKDKKSHAKKGGRPVSDLDFTALLCTAARPMVVLSPEPPDFALQIYVYESSWQPLDGQIKLSADHDELTLTHISQRTCFSEDLGSPPQQGDEYAATIRTI